In a single window of the Bacillus mycoides genome:
- a CDS encoding undecaprenyl-diphosphatase: MSFSQFNIDIFRAINDLGKQYSFLNSAMVFLAEYMVYIFGLIIIAYWFTGSRKSRMMVIQAMVAFVIAEVIGKIAGKFHLNYQPFAVLPDVNKLVDHAVDNSFPSDHTILFFSICFSFLLVRKKTGWLWIILAFCVAISRIWVGVHYPFDVVIGALIGCVSALFSYWLVPEFSFIKQLLTLYERVEKHVLPSKNKSKGF, translated from the coding sequence ATGTCTTTTTCTCAATTCAATATTGATATTTTTCGAGCAATTAATGATTTAGGTAAACAATATTCATTCCTAAACTCAGCCATGGTATTTTTGGCAGAATATATGGTATATATTTTTGGTTTAATTATTATAGCTTATTGGTTTACCGGGTCCAGAAAAAGTAGGATGATGGTTATTCAAGCGATGGTTGCTTTTGTGATTGCTGAGGTGATTGGAAAAATAGCAGGGAAATTTCATTTGAATTATCAACCGTTTGCAGTATTGCCTGATGTTAATAAACTTGTCGACCATGCTGTAGATAATTCATTTCCTAGTGACCATACGATTCTCTTTTTTTCGATTTGTTTTTCGTTTTTGCTTGTTCGTAAAAAGACTGGATGGTTATGGATTATACTTGCATTTTGTGTAGCAATCTCTCGTATTTGGGTAGGGGTTCATTATCCTTTTGATGTTGTAATAGGGGCTTTAATAGGATGTGTTTCAGCGTTATTTTCGTATTGGTTAGTACCGGAATTTTCTTTTATCAAGCAATTGCTTACTCTATATGAAAGAGTAGAGAAACATGTTTTACCATCCAAAAACAAATCAAAGGGATTTTGA
- a CDS encoding fatty acid desaturase codes for MTLQNTKNLKKQVAPFEKSTAKKSVWQIINTVVPFIILWYLAYKSLSVSYWLALVPAVLAAGFMTRVFIIFHDCTHHSFFKSRRVNRIVGTCMGVLTLFPFDQWGHEHSVHHATSGNLDKRGTGDIWTLTVNEYLAAPFRLRLAYRLYRNPLVMFGLGPIYVFLLKNRFNRKGARKKERMNTYLTNVLIVALVGLLCWTLGWQSFLLVHGSIFLIAGSIGIWLFYVQHTFEDSYFEEDKEWEYVKAAVEGSSFYKLPKILQFLTGNIGFHHVHHLSPRVPNYKLEEAHNNTLPLKNVPTITLATSLRSLRFRLWDEQNNNFVSFKEVKNLVKNNVSIPVKSEL; via the coding sequence ATGACCTTACAAAATACTAAAAATTTAAAAAAACAAGTTGCTCCTTTTGAAAAATCAACGGCAAAAAAAAGTGTTTGGCAAATCATCAATACGGTAGTGCCATTTATTATCTTATGGTACCTTGCTTATAAAAGTTTGTCCGTTTCTTATTGGTTAGCATTAGTTCCAGCTGTGTTAGCCGCGGGATTTATGACACGGGTTTTCATTATTTTTCATGATTGTACCCATCATTCTTTCTTTAAAAGCCGTCGTGTAAATAGAATAGTAGGGACATGTATGGGTGTTTTAACTTTATTCCCGTTTGATCAATGGGGGCATGAGCATTCCGTTCATCACGCTACAAGTGGTAATTTGGATAAGCGAGGTACAGGAGATATTTGGACACTTACAGTGAATGAATATTTGGCAGCGCCATTTAGACTCCGTTTAGCATATCGTTTATATCGCAATCCATTGGTTATGTTTGGGTTAGGTCCGATTTATGTTTTCCTACTTAAAAATAGATTTAACAGAAAAGGTGCTAGAAAGAAGGAACGCATGAATACCTATTTGACGAATGTTTTAATCGTTGCTTTAGTAGGGTTACTTTGCTGGACACTCGGATGGCAATCGTTTCTTTTAGTACATGGTTCCATATTCTTAATAGCAGGTTCAATAGGTATTTGGCTGTTTTACGTACAGCACACATTCGAGGATTCTTATTTTGAAGAAGATAAAGAGTGGGAATATGTGAAAGCGGCAGTGGAAGGAAGTTCTTTTTATAAACTACCTAAAATCTTGCAATTTTTAACTGGTAATATTGGATTTCATCATGTTCACCATTTAAGTCCAAGAGTACCTAATTATAAATTAGAAGAGGCACACAATAATACGCTTCCTTTAAAGAATGTACCAACGATTACTCTTGCTACAAGTTTGCGGTCACTCCGTTTCCGTCTTTGGGATGAGCAAAACAACAATTTTGTTAGCTTTAAAGAAGTTAAAAATTTAGTGAAAAATAATGTTTCTATTCCAGTGAAATCAGAACTATAA
- the proC gene encoding pyrroline-5-carboxylate reductase, translating to MDKQIGFIGCGNMGMAMIGGMLNKKIVSANNILCSDLNTTNLKNASKKYGLTTTTDNNEVAKNADILILSIKPDLYASIINEIKEIIKNDVIVVTIAAGKSIKSTEEAFAKKLKVVRVMPNTPALVGEGMSALCPNEMVTEKDLEDVLNIFNSFGQTEIVSEKLMDVVTSVSGSSPAYVYMIIEAMADAAVLDGMPRNQAYKFAAQAVLGSAKMVLETGIHPGELKDMVCSPGGTTIEAVATLEEKGLRTAIISAMQRCTQKSVELSRQTKK from the coding sequence ATGGATAAACAAATTGGATTCATCGGTTGCGGAAATATGGGAATGGCTATGATTGGTGGGATGCTAAACAAAAAGATAGTGTCTGCAAATAATATTCTTTGTTCGGATTTAAACACTACGAATTTAAAAAATGCTAGTAAAAAATATGGGCTAACTACAACTACTGACAACAATGAAGTAGCTAAAAATGCTGATATTTTAATTTTATCAATTAAACCAGACCTATACGCATCAATCATTAACGAAATAAAAGAAATAATCAAAAACGATGTTATCGTCGTAACGATCGCTGCCGGGAAAAGCATTAAAAGTACTGAAGAGGCTTTTGCTAAAAAATTAAAGGTTGTAAGAGTAATGCCTAACACCCCTGCTCTTGTTGGAGAAGGAATGTCTGCCTTATGCCCTAATGAAATGGTGACAGAAAAAGATTTAGAAGATGTGCTAAACATTTTCAATAGCTTTGGTCAAACAGAGATCGTAAGCGAAAAATTAATGGACGTTGTAACATCTGTAAGTGGTTCGTCGCCAGCATACGTATATATGATTATAGAGGCGATGGCAGATGCAGCTGTATTAGATGGTATGCCTAGAAATCAAGCATATAAATTCGCTGCTCAAGCTGTGTTAGGCTCTGCAAAAATGGTACTAGAAACAGGCATACATCCAGGTGAATTGAAAGATATGGTTTGTTCTCCTGGCGGAACAACTATAGAAGCTGTAGCAACATTAGAGGAAAAAGGCTTACGAACAGCCATCATTTCAGCTATGCAGCGTTGTACGCAAAAATCTGTTGAACTATCTAGGCAAACTAAAAAGTAA
- the proB gene encoding glutamate 5-kinase gives MKKQRIVVKIGSSSLADSHGGISKEQLSDHVAALARLKEEGHEVLLITSGAVAAGFSALGYPSRPVTIKGKQAAAAVGQSLLMQAYTEEFRKYGIVTAQLLLTRSDFSRKEQYSNAYATLGELLNRSALPIINENDSISLEELTFGDNDMLSALVSGLVSADMLMIFTDVNGLYDQNPQKNADAKKYHFLPEVTEEIASLAGDAGSKLGTGGMKSKIDAAKTALSLGVSVFIGTGCGQEKFLDVMKGKGDGTYIGNAPQKVIKMNKQWIALHSLVSGQIEVDAGAASAIIQHGKSLLPAGVTNVSGFFQVGEVVEVITQQGRVIGKGQCTYSAEELRNLKGMQSKDIQARGERHNYEVIHRDHWVSF, from the coding sequence GTGAAAAAACAACGAATTGTTGTAAAGATTGGGAGTAGTTCCTTGGCAGATAGTCACGGAGGCATTTCTAAAGAACAACTTTCAGATCACGTTGCCGCATTGGCTCGATTGAAAGAGGAAGGGCATGAAGTTTTACTAATTACATCCGGGGCAGTCGCTGCAGGTTTTTCTGCTCTAGGGTATCCTAGCAGACCTGTGACAATTAAAGGGAAACAGGCTGCTGCGGCTGTCGGGCAAAGTTTATTAATGCAGGCATACACGGAGGAATTCCGTAAATATGGTATCGTTACTGCACAACTTTTACTAACGAGAAGTGATTTTTCTAGAAAAGAACAATACAGTAACGCTTACGCTACTTTAGGAGAGCTACTAAACCGTTCTGCTCTTCCTATAATCAATGAAAATGATTCCATTTCTTTAGAAGAGCTAACGTTCGGTGATAATGATATGCTGTCAGCTTTAGTAAGCGGACTTGTTTCGGCAGATATGCTCATGATTTTTACAGATGTGAACGGTTTATATGACCAAAATCCTCAGAAAAATGCGGATGCGAAAAAATATCATTTCCTTCCTGAGGTAACGGAAGAAATTGCTTCTCTTGCAGGAGATGCTGGTTCAAAACTTGGGACTGGCGGTATGAAATCAAAAATCGATGCTGCAAAGACGGCACTATCTCTTGGAGTGAGTGTATTTATCGGAACGGGATGTGGACAGGAGAAGTTTTTAGATGTTATGAAGGGCAAAGGTGATGGAACATATATCGGGAATGCTCCTCAAAAAGTGATTAAGATGAACAAGCAATGGATCGCCTTGCATTCGCTTGTTAGCGGACAAATTGAAGTAGATGCGGGGGCAGCTTCTGCCATCATTCAGCATGGTAAGAGTCTTCTGCCTGCTGGTGTTACAAATGTGTCAGGGTTTTTCCAAGTGGGTGAAGTCGTGGAAGTAATCACGCAACAAGGGCGCGTAATAGGAAAAGGACAATGCACATATAGCGCAGAGGAACTAAGGAATTTAAAAGGTA